The genomic window CGTTGCGATTGAGAAATTTAAAACTATAAGTTGGAATGAAATTATTTTAAACACATAGAAACATAGTTTTGCATTGCGCGTAAAGGCATTTCACTTGCATCAATACACATAGCTATGTGTGGAAACTAGTTTCTTTTATTCTCTTTTTTTTAGACAAAAAAATCTATGCCTCTATATGTTAAAAATAAATTGTGTTCAATATAGACCAACGATTTAAAATTATAATTTATGATTAAGATTAAATATATCCTTATCCTTTCTTTAATTGCTTTTCAACTAAAGGCTCAAAAAGTAGTGCGTTACGATTTGCGTGTTCGTGATACTATTGTCAATTTTTCGGGTAAAGAAAAACGTGCAATTTCAGTTAATGGACAAATTCCGATGCCGACGCTGACTTTTACCGAAGGCGATATTGCAGAAATTTATGTGCATAACGAATTAAAAAAGGAAAGCACTTCAATGCACTGGCACGGATTATTTCTTCCTAATAAAGAAGACGGAGTTCCATATCTTACGCAAATGCCAATTGAACCTGGAACAACTCACAAATATACATTTCCAATTATTCAGAATGGAACGTATTGGTATCATAGTCATTCTGGCTTGCAAGAACAAATTGGTTTATACGGACTTTTTATCATCAATAAGAAAAAAGACGATTCTACTATCAGAAAAGGAATTGACGATTTGCCGACGATTCCAGTTATTCTGAGTGAATGGTCAGATTTAAAACCAGAGAATATTCAGCGAATGCTGCACAATGCCAATGACTGGTTTGCTATCAAAAAAGGAACAACTCAAAGTTATGCCGAAGCTGTAAAACAAGGACATTTTTCAACCAAAGTGACCAACGAATGGAAACGAATGAACGCGATGGATGTCAGCGATGTTTATTATGAAAAATTTCTCATCAATGGAAAAAACGAACAGCAGTTTTCAGACCTTAAACCAGGCTCAAAAGTCCGCTTACGAATTGCAAACGGAGGCGCTTCGAGTTATTTCTGGCTGACTTATGGCGGAGGAAAAATTACGGTGGTGGCCAGCGACGGAAATGATGTTGATCCTGTAGAAGTTGATCGTTTGATTATTGCCGTTTCTGAAACTTATGACGTTGTCGTTACCGTTCCAGAAAATAATAAATCTTTTGCTTTTTTGGCTACAGCCGAAGACAGAACGGGATCTGCGTCTTTGTTTTTAGGAAGTGGAGAGAAACAGCCTGTTCATCATCTTTCGAAATTAAAATATTTTGAAGGGATGAAAATGATGAACGATATGATGAAAATGAACGGCGACATGAACGACATGGGCATGAATATGTCTTTGAATAAAATGGACATGAATGCCGTAATGTATCCAGAAATTTCGGGTGAAGATGAGAATGCAAAACCTAAAATGGATCATTCGAATCATAATATGGAAAACATGAAAATGGAAAGTGACAGCACTGAAACTTCAGAAATTGTGACTTTGAATTACGGAATGCTGAAATCTCCTTTTAAAACTAATCTTCCAAAAGATGCACCTGTAAAAGAATTGCGTTTCACTTTATCTGGAAACATGAATCGTTATGTCTGGAGTTTGGATAATAAAGTGGTTTCTGAAACCGATAAAATCTTAATTAAAAAAGGAGAAAACGTTCGTATCGTTTTATATAATGGTTCGATGATGCGTCACCCAATGCATTTGCACGGACATGATTTTAGAATTCTGAACGAACATGGAGATTATTCTCCACTAAAAAATGTGATTGATATTATGCCAATGGAAACCGATACGATCGAATTCCAAGCCAACGCAGATGGCGACTGGTTTTTTCACTGTCATATTTTATACCACATGATGGCCGGGATGGGAAGGATTTTTACTTATGAA from Flavobacterium sp. KACC 22763 includes these protein-coding regions:
- a CDS encoding multicopper oxidase family protein; the encoded protein is MIKIKYILILSLIAFQLKAQKVVRYDLRVRDTIVNFSGKEKRAISVNGQIPMPTLTFTEGDIAEIYVHNELKKESTSMHWHGLFLPNKEDGVPYLTQMPIEPGTTHKYTFPIIQNGTYWYHSHSGLQEQIGLYGLFIINKKKDDSTIRKGIDDLPTIPVILSEWSDLKPENIQRMLHNANDWFAIKKGTTQSYAEAVKQGHFSTKVTNEWKRMNAMDVSDVYYEKFLINGKNEQQFSDLKPGSKVRLRIANGGASSYFWLTYGGGKITVVASDGNDVDPVEVDRLIIAVSETYDVVVTVPENNKSFAFLATAEDRTGSASLFLGSGEKQPVHHLSKLKYFEGMKMMNDMMKMNGDMNDMGMNMSLNKMDMNAVMYPEISGEDENAKPKMDHSNHNMENMKMESDSTETSEIVTLNYGMLKSPFKTNLPKDAPVKELRFTLSGNMNRYVWSLDNKVVSETDKILIKKGENVRIVLYNGSMMRHPMHLHGHDFRILNEHGDYSPLKNVIDIMPMETDTIEFQANADGDWFFHCHILYHMMAGMGRIFTYENSAPNPLIHHPEMAFKMLKMDDRMFHFMAENDFATNGNDGEAMFSNTRWSIGTEWRLGYNDKHGYETETHIGRYFGKNQLLMPFIGFDWRYRKMGMDEQEQNLFGQKNTKDNRSVFSAGVEYTLPMLIKAQVEVYTDGNVRVQFERKDIPLSQRLRMNLMWNTDKEYMAGLKYIVGRNFGITTHYDSDMGIGFGVNLNY